A genomic region of candidate division KSB1 bacterium contains the following coding sequences:
- a CDS encoding argininosuccinate lyase — translation MKLWSDEGRLDPEVERYTVGDDYIVDRELVEYDCQASVAHAKMLRRLGVLTAEEEERLIVALHEIRDLARQGAFEIRPEQEDCHTAIEHFLVARVGEAGKKIHTARSRNEQVLAALRLLYKARLREIEERAQRLLAVFEAFAARWGPVPMPGYTHTRKAMPSTVGLWVGAFTEAMLDNLDALRWLFRLVDQSPLGTGAGYGLPIEVDRAFTAKELGFARVQQNALYVQNSRGKFEAAILHVLGMLLGDLNRLATDVILFSLPELGYFRLPTELCTGSSLMPHKQNPDVLEVLRAQYHVVVADEFAVATLSGNLISGYHRDLQLIKNKVLSALRATRESLDIAAHVASKIEVDEERCRKAMSDELYSVQRVLAEALRGKPFRDAHRNEARRWKEPGEGQAK, via the coding sequence ATGAAGCTGTGGAGCGATGAGGGGCGGCTGGACCCAGAGGTGGAGCGCTACACGGTGGGCGATGACTACATCGTCGATCGCGAGCTGGTGGAGTATGACTGCCAGGCCTCGGTGGCGCACGCCAAGATGCTCCGCAGATTGGGCGTGTTGACTGCAGAGGAAGAGGAGAGGCTCATCGTAGCGCTGCATGAGATCCGCGACTTGGCGCGACAAGGAGCCTTCGAAATCCGTCCCGAGCAGGAAGATTGCCACACCGCCATCGAGCACTTCCTGGTGGCAAGGGTCGGCGAAGCCGGGAAGAAGATCCATACGGCCCGCTCTCGAAACGAGCAGGTCCTCGCGGCTTTGCGCCTTCTATACAAAGCGCGCTTGCGCGAGATCGAAGAGCGGGCCCAACGTCTCCTCGCGGTCTTTGAGGCATTTGCCGCGCGGTGGGGCCCAGTGCCCATGCCTGGCTACACGCACACGCGCAAGGCCATGCCCTCCACCGTCGGCCTCTGGGTCGGCGCCTTCACCGAAGCGATGCTCGACAATCTGGACGCGCTGCGCTGGCTGTTCAGGCTGGTGGACCAGTCACCGCTGGGTACGGGAGCAGGCTATGGCCTGCCCATTGAGGTGGACCGCGCATTCACCGCCAAGGAGCTGGGCTTCGCCCGCGTGCAGCAGAACGCACTCTACGTACAGAACAGTCGTGGGAAGTTCGAGGCGGCTATCTTGCACGTGCTCGGCATGCTGCTGGGCGACCTCAACCGCTTAGCAACAGACGTCATTCTCTTTTCGCTGCCGGAGTTGGGCTACTTTCGTCTGCCGACTGAGCTGTGCACGGGCAGCTCGCTGATGCCCCACAAGCAGAACCCCGACGTGCTCGAGGTGCTGCGCGCCCAATACCATGTGGTGGTCGCCGACGAATTCGCAGTGGCTACCCTGAGCGGCAACTTGATCTCAGGCTACCACCGCGATCTGCAGCTCATCAAGAACAAAGTGCTGAGCGCGTTGCGCGCCACAAGGGAGTCACTGGACATAGCGGCCCATGTCGCGAGCAAGATCGAGGTCGACGAGGAGCGCTGCCGAAAGGCAATGAGCGACGAGCTCTACAGCGTGCAGCGGGTGTTGGCGGAAGCGCTGCGAGGGAAGCCATTCCGCGACGCTCACCGCAACGAGGCGCGGCGCTGGAAGGAGCCCGGCGAAGGCCAAGCGAAATAG
- a CDS encoding argininosuccinate synthase, with product MEKVILAYSGGLDTSVILKWLLEKGFEVVCFVGNVGQNEDFAEISQKAYRTGASKVYVEDLREEFVVDFIFPAMRGNAIYEGRYLLGTALARPLLAKKQVEIAELAHAAYVAHGATGKGNDQVRFEFSYYALNPQIKIISPWKDPEFLQTFKGRTDLLRYAEKHGIPVKASAKKPYSEDENLMHISHEAGILEDPALRPSEDIFTRTRPLQDTPDKESVIEIDFKDGFPVKVVNLDDGTTKETPLELFLYLNELGEVHGVGRVDMVENRFIGIKSRGVYESPGATILWAAHRDLEGIAMDKEVMHLRDMLAPKFSELIYNGFWFSPEMDFLLSAIEKSQEAIDGKVRLALFKGNVYCVGRESPISLYDRELSSMDVEGGFDATDSHGFIEINAIRLKAHSIVLRKRFPYDWRAQLTRRRG from the coding sequence ATGGAAAAGGTTATTCTGGCCTACAGCGGGGGTCTGGATACTTCCGTGATCCTGAAGTGGTTGTTGGAAAAGGGGTTCGAGGTGGTCTGTTTTGTGGGCAATGTGGGACAGAACGAGGACTTTGCCGAGATCAGCCAGAAGGCCTATCGCACCGGAGCCAGTAAGGTCTATGTGGAGGACTTGCGGGAGGAGTTTGTCGTTGACTTCATTTTCCCTGCAATGCGCGGCAACGCCATCTACGAGGGTCGCTATTTGCTCGGGACGGCGCTTGCCAGGCCGCTCTTGGCCAAAAAGCAGGTGGAGATCGCCGAGTTGGCACATGCGGCCTATGTAGCGCACGGCGCCACCGGTAAGGGGAACGACCAGGTGCGGTTCGAGTTTTCCTACTACGCACTCAATCCCCAGATCAAAATCATCTCTCCCTGGAAGGACCCGGAGTTCCTGCAGACGTTCAAGGGGCGCACCGACCTGCTTCGCTATGCGGAGAAGCATGGCATCCCGGTCAAAGCCTCTGCGAAAAAGCCTTACAGTGAGGACGAAAACCTCATGCACATCAGTCACGAGGCTGGCATTCTCGAGGACCCGGCGCTGCGTCCCTCGGAAGACATTTTCACTCGCACTCGCCCTCTCCAGGACACGCCTGACAAAGAGAGCGTCATTGAGATCGATTTCAAGGATGGCTTTCCGGTGAAGGTGGTCAATCTCGATGATGGAACGACGAAGGAGACGCCGCTGGAGCTCTTTCTCTACCTCAACGAGTTGGGTGAAGTGCACGGCGTCGGCCGGGTGGACATGGTGGAGAACCGCTTCATTGGCATAAAGTCGCGCGGCGTGTACGAGTCGCCTGGAGCCACTATCCTGTGGGCCGCGCACCGCGATCTGGAAGGGATCGCCATGGACAAGGAGGTGATGCACCTGCGGGACATGTTGGCACCCAAGTTTTCCGAGCTCATCTACAACGGCTTCTGGTTCTCGCCAGAGATGGACTTTCTGCTGAGCGCCATCGAAAAGAGCCAGGAGGCAATCGATGGCAAAGTGCGTCTGGCCCTTTTCAAGGGGAACGTCTACTGTGTGGGAAGGGAATCGCCCATCTCGCTTTATGACCGCGAACTGTCGAGCATGGACGTGGAGGGCGGCTTTGACGCCACCGACTCGCACGGCTTCATCGAGATCAATGCTATTCGGCTGAAGGCGCACAGCATTGTCCTGCGCAAGCGATTCCCGTACGATTGGCGTGCACAATTGACGCGGAGGCGAGGATGA